The nucleotide window GCCAGAGGATTCCTCGCCCACGAAGGTGGGTACGCTGAAGGTGCGAGTACCGAAAGCGCCGCTGGATGCATCGGCCTCCACCAACTGCACCTCCGTGAGCCCGAGCTTCTGCAGCCGCACGTTCAGATCGCCCTTGGCAGGGTGATCGATGGCGACCGTGACGTTGAGGGACTTGATGGCGCCGGCGTCCGCGACGGAGATGTCACTGCTGATGCCGGTGTTGTCGTTGTCCGGGATACCCTGGCTGGTGGTGTTGTCGTAGGTCTGCGCAGCGCTACCGCAGCCCGCTCCGCTGCAGGTGGTGATGTCCAGGGACCAGCTGTTGAGCGTCCCCGTGTCCGTCTTGGCGCGATCGGCGACCACGAGCGTCCAGGTTCCCGCCGCGTCTTGGCCGTCGAAAGCAGTGACGCTGTAGGTCTTTTTCAGGTCGTTGGCGCTGCCGCCGTCGCGCTCATGGAGCACGATCTCGCCGCCGCCTTGGCGCACCAGCTTGACGATGAGATCGCCAACGTAGCTGTGGCTGATGTCGACGCTGACCGAAAGCGCGGAGATGGCGCCGGTATCCGTGACGACGATGTCGCTGGACACGCCGGAGCTGCTGTTGTCGGGAATCGCGGCGCCCGGGCTGGCCGAGTAGGTCTTGCCGCTGCCGGTGCACGCGCTGTCGGTGCTGCAGTCCGAGTCCGCGCAGTCCGCGTCGCCGTCGTGGTCGTTGTCTTTGCCGTCGTTGCAGACCTCGACGGCGGGTTCGAGCTTCGGCAGGTCGCTGGCGTAGACCGTGCCCTCTTGCTCGACGTACTTGTAGCTGATGTAGCCGTAGCCCCGGCCGTGGGGGTTGTCCACGCCGAATCGGTCCGTGCCCCAGGAGTTCTTGAAGATGAAGAAGCCCTTCTCTTTGATGGGGTCGCCGTTGGCATCGACCGCGGGGTTGCCTTCGGCGTCGATGGGTTGAATTTCAGCGTCGTCATCCCAGCCCACCAACAAGATCGCGTGCCCGGCGCGCTTCTTCAGGCTCTCGGTCTTGTCCTTGTCGTTGGGGGCCGGGACCCAGCCTCCGCGCCACAGCTCGTTGCTGGTCCGAAGCGCGGACCCGCCGTGATTCCAGGCTTGGTAGTAGAAGGTCAGCCCCACGATCGCACCCTGACGCTTCGACGTCATGTGCGCCTTGATGCTCTTCTCTTTGGAGTTGATCCAGCGCCCGGTGGGGAGGAAGAACTGCTGCGCGCTCTTTGCCGAATCCGGCGGCTCGCCATTCGTGTAGCACTTGACCGGCTGGCTGTCGCCGCCAGCGCAGTCCGGGTCGTTGGATGCGTTCCAGCGCGTGGTCTGGTAGGGCCAAGCGGCTTCAGCCGGGATGCCGTACTTGTTGATGGCCTCGAGGTTGCTGCGTGCGTTCGAGCCCTCGGTGTTGGTGAATGCCCCGTGCTGACTCTTCACCGACCATTGCAGGTACTGCTCCGAGAAGTCGGGGTTCGGGGTCGACCCTTCCTTGAGGTACAGGTGTTCCATCAGCGCGACGGTGGCGAAGATCGAGCACACCCCGCGGCTGGCCTGGCTGCGTACCGGAGATTGCTCCTGCACCAGATCGAAGAACTGTTTGGGGTAGACCGCATCGGCCTTGCCCAGTTCGTCCATCTTGCCGTTCGTGGGTGCGTCTTGAAATAGGGCGTCGACGTCGGACAACGGCGTGTTGTTGTCCACGATTGGCTTGGAGCCGCCGCCCCCGTCTTCACTGGAACAGCCGGCGAGAGAAAGCGACAAGAGCAGGAAAATCGAGTACTGGCGCATGGTTTGACCTTTGACTACAGTGTCCTACACCAACCTACCGGTAGCAACCCCGAAGCGTACGCCAAAAGGGGGTCGGTGGGCAGCTGGTGGTGTAAAATTCCGCTCCGTGTGCGCGCGAGCCCCGCGGCTGCGAGGCGGCTGGAAAGAACCTAGACTTGAAGGCGTAAGAGGACGGTGACCGTGAAACGATTCATTGCTTGCTTGATCTTGGGCGCGGGCATCGGCGCTCAGGCGGGATGCTCCTCGGATGACAACGCGAAGCCGGTGATCGAGCCGATCGATGACCAGGTCGCATCGGTGGGACAGCCGAAGAAGATCTCGGTCGTCGCGCACGACCCCGACGGCGACAAGATCACGTACCGCTTCAAGAGCGATCAGAGCATCGACGCGAGCATGTCGCAGAGCTCGGGCATCGGCATCTTCTCCTGGACGCCGGTAGCCGCGGACGTGGGAACCCACAGCGTGGATTTCATCGCGGACGACGGCAAGGGCGGGGTCGCAACCCGTACCATCGTCATCGACGTGAAGTCGGCGGTTGGCTCGGCGACGGCCCCCGTGTTTCGCCAGCCGCTCGGCACCGGAACGACCTTTCCGGTCACGGACAATCCCTCGACCCCCGAGTGCGTGCAGCTCGCCATCGAGGTCGATGACTCGGATACCCCCAACGTGGACCTAGGTCAGGACGGCCAGATCATCGAAGGGTCGAACGTTCAGCAGACGGCAGGGCACGAGGGGGTGTGGGAGTGGTGTCCCACTCAGGAGCAAAAGGACGCCAAGGACATCTACCAGCTGGTGCTGTACGCCGACGACGGCGAGAACCCGCGGGTGAAGAAGGACTTCTTGATCATCCTGCAGAAGCCTTCGAAGCCGGATTGCCCCGGTGCGGCGCCGACGATCACGCACACGCCGCAGGACCACAACTCCGTCGTCGACCTCACCATCGACGCCCAGGTCAACGACGACCAAGGCCTGAAATTCCCGCCCCAGGTGCAGTATTCCACCACGGATCCGGGGCCGAATCCCGACATCTCGAAGTTGACGCAGGTGGCGATGCTCCAGATCGATGGCGATCTGAAGAGCGGCAGCTGGGCCGCGGACATTCCCAACCCGGTCACGCAGACGGGGGGCTCCACGCAGCTCTACTACCGCATCGTCGCCACCGACAACGATGACGCCGAAGGCAGCTGTGACCACGTCACCAACTCGCCAGATCCAGGCTTCCACTCCATCACCGTCACCAACCCTGGTGGAGCGGGTGGCCTCGCGGTCTGCAAGGCTTGCACCAAGGATGTCCAGTGTGGCGGGGCCGCCGACAGCTGCATCATGGTCGGCAACAAGAGCTACTGCGGCAAGAGCTGCACGGGCGCGAGTGGCTGCCCGTCCGACTACGACTGCGTGGACGTCACCAGTGTGGAAGGCGCGAAGAGCAAGCAGTGCGTGCCGAAGTCCCAAAGCTGCACGGGAGGAAGCGGCGGCACGTGCACCGACGACTCTTACGAGGAGAACGACACGCGAGCCGAGGTGACCACTTCGCCCACGCTGCCCGCGGGAACCTACCAGCTGCAGAGCTGTTCGGACCCGTACTGGGACGACGACTACTATCCGATCCAGATCAACAGTGCGACGCAGGTGAAGATCTCCCTGTCCTCCAGTGGCAGCGGCAGCAACCTGGACTTGTTGCTGTTCGACAAGGACGGCAAGGAAGTCGCCGCATCGGAGGGCTCCAGCTCCAACGAGAGCATCGACGTCTGTCTGACCGACCCCGGTCGCTACTACATCGCCGTGTGGGAGCAGCTACAAGCCAACTCCGCCTACACCCTGACTTGGTCGACCCAAGGTTCGTGCTCGGTGTGCGTGGACGACAGCCTGGAGGACAATGACACCATCGCTCAGGGCAAGACGGCCAGCATTGCAAGCGGAGCCTACAAGAGCCCAGCGCTTCAGGTCTGCACCTGGGACGACGACTACTTCAAGGTGTTCCTGCTGAAGGACGAGACGGTGCACGCCACGCTCAAGTTCACCCAGAGCAAGAGCGACGAGGACTTGGACCTGTACCTGTACGACAGCAGCGGCGCGATGCTGGTCGGTTGCGACGAGTTCGACATCTTGAGCTGTGACAACACCAACGGTCAGAGCAGTACTTCCAACGAGAAGCTCGACTACAAGATTCCAGCCACGGGGCAGTACTACGTGGTGGCCCACGGCTGGGAAGGCTCGGAAAACCAGTACGACATCTGCATCGACTACACGAGCACCAGCAAGACCACGAACGGGTGCCCGGCCCCATGACGATTGCCCTGCGCCGGCTCGGCGCCGGCTTCGCCTTCGCCGCCTTCGTGGCGTGCGGCGGGGGCGATTCCGGGGATGCAAATCCCTCCACGCTGCAGGACCTGTCCATCGCCGACGTCGTCCCGACTACGCTGGTACCCGGGACGCGCTTGGTGGTCGAGGGTTCCTTCGGCGACGTGACACTGCCCATTCTGGAGCTGACGGGCTCCTTCGATGGGCAGGACGTCAAGCTGACGCTGCCCGCCGACATCGTCTCGGGGAGTCGCGTCGAGCTTGCGTGGAATGGAGGCGTCGCCCAAGGCCTGCCCTCGGACACTGGGACCTTCGACGGCATCGTCCGGGTGCTGGCCACGGGGCCCATCGATGGACGCAGCCACACGTCCCTGTCGCATCCGGTGACGCTGAAGGTCGCGACGAGCTTGACGCCAAAGTTCTACGGCGTGTTCGAGGGCAGCATCTTCGTGAACGACTACATCGGGGTCGATGGCGACCAGATGCTGCTCGGCGGCGCCGAAGGCAAATCCGTCGCCCTGATCGAGGGCTGCTTCACCAAGCTCGGCAGCAGCACTTGCGAGCCCATCGCAGACGTGGAGATCCCGATGCGGCCGCGCAGCGAGTTTGCGCGAGACAAGGCGGAGTTCCCCTTCGCGCCCAAGATCGTCGGTATCGAGCAGGGCAATTTCAAGGGCACGGTGCGGATTCGCAATGACGCGGCCGACGGGTCGTCCAGCATCGAGACTCAGCAAATCCCCGTGGACTTCGATCTGTTGAAGCCGACGGTGCTCGGTTTCTCGCCGGCTGCGGCCAGCTTGGGTCAGTTCGTAGACGTGACCGGAGGCGGCTTCGTCGGGCCGTCCAAAGAAGTGGAGGATCCGACCTCGGCGGTGACGACGATTCGGCTGGAAGGGAGCTTCACCGCCGCGGGTGGCTCGACGGGCGTCGCCGTCTCCGTGGACGTGGTTCCCCAGTTCTTCGACGGGCGGCTCGTTCGCTACGTGCTCAACGAAGAGGACGCCCTGGGCAAGCTCGCGGATCTGCGTACCGTCACCGGTACCTTCAAAGGCAACGCGACGCCGCTCGTTCGCTACGGCGCCGTCAACGTGACCGGCACGCCTGCGCCGTTTACACTGGGGATTGCGCCGATCAAGCAAGTGGTGTGGGTGCAGTTCCTGCCGACCTTCGTCGAGAGTCTTCGGCACTTCGGCCTGCGCGCCGTCGAGAAGCAGGTCCGCGAACGGGTGCTCACGGTCATGGCCCGGGACTACAAAGGCGTGAACGTGGAGTTTCGCGACTCGGAACCGACCGACTTCGCTCTCTACGCGCGCGTGGACATCGCGGGACCGGACCCCAACGGCTTGGGGCTGCTCGGCTACGACAACACGCCCGGCAAGGACAAGGGCAACAAGCGCCTGCACGACCGCATCGGCGGCGTGAACGCTGTCACCCAAGAAGACAACCAACCTGGTTACGGTGGCGTATTCGTCGAGTCGATGTTCGGCTTCAGCGCGCACCCGGGTGTCTTCGCCGAGAAGCTCGAGGTGTCGGATCCGCTTTTCGATCTGACCTTCGACCCCTTCCGTCCCGACCGCAAAGGCAAGCCGGTACTGGCAGAGGACCTGGCGACTCTCGACATCCCCACCTTGAGTGAGAGTTCACGCTGTCCAGCAACGGGACGTGCCGATCGGATCGCATGCGCCATCTGGGTGCTCGGCTCTCTGATTGGCACGACGACTAGCCACGAGATAGCCCACTCCCTCGGTTTGGCGGACCCCTACGGTAGTCTCACCTCGTACCACAACCCTTCGGACGAGCCGAATCGCCTGATGGATAGCGGTGGCGCTCGGACGTTCCCTGAGCGCGCGGAACTCGACGGTCAGGGCCCGGCGGTGTTCTGCGACGAGGAGTACCAGTACTTGCAGGAGATCCTGCCGCTCGGCGAGCCTGACCCGGTTGCGTCGCGCCCGGGCTGTTTCTGAACGCCACCGCGCCCCGTGGGCGGGAAAATGACCTATGCTCCGCGGCCGCTCGCCTTGGGTAGCACTCGCGCACTCGACCGTGCGGCCGTATTCCAGGCCGCGGCCCTGCTGACGGGCGTCGCCTTCGTCGCGGCGGACGCTTTTCGTCGGGCAGGGGGCCGCTATTTGCCAGCGGGCAACCACTTCATCTTCGCTCCGCTGCTCTACCTGCTGGTGAGCGCCGCCGTCGGCGCAGCGCTATGGGCGCTGGTGGAGCTGTTCTTGCGCACCACGAGGCGCTTCGCGCCCCGGCGTCGGCTACTCGCGGCGTGCGCGAGCCTGGCGCTGTCGATCGGTGTGGCAGTCGTGCCTGTGGCGCGCAGCACCTTCTCGGGTGCCAAAGCAGCGGCAATGGCCCGGTGGGCAGTGCCGACCATGTGCGCCGCGGTGGCCCTCGGGTGGGTGCTGACACTGCTGCTGGTCCATTGGGCGCTGAGGCGAGTGGAGTCCGGACGCTCGAAGCTGTCCGTCACCCTCGCCCTCGCGACCCTCGCCGTGGGCGGCGGGTTGACCTACGTCGATCTCACCGTGTACGTGGCGCTCTACGCGCGGCTGCACGCGCTGCTCGAGAGCTTCGCGGCGCTGGCGTGGTTCAACGCATTTCTAGTTTTGGTCAGTGCCTGGGTGCTGCCGTGGCCGCGAAGCCGCCGTGTCCTTCGCGGTCTGGCACTGCTGCCGCCGGCGTGGCTGCTGCTCTACGCCGCGCTGCGCCCGGCGCGAGTGGCCGTGGATCGCGGGCTCAAACACGTATGGCTCGAACCTGCCTACGTGGGGCGCGTGCTCGGGCGAGTGCAGAGCATGCAGACGTTTCTGGCCAATCCTCGGGGTTGGCGCGGCGCCGAGCTGTCCCGCATGGATGAGCTGAAAGAGCGTTTCGACCTGGCCACGACCGCGCTGGATCCGAGCTGGGACGAACCGCACCGGACCTCACCCGCGGTGCAAAAGCAACTCGCCGCGCTGCGACCCGAGCGTCCCCTGTCCATCGTGGTGTTCTACGTCGATACGCTGCGCTACGACGCGGCCACCGACCCGAGCATCATGCCCAACGTGGCGAAGTTCTCTGCGCAGAGCGTGACCTTCCTCAACGCCTACGCAGCCGGTTCCGACACGCTTCGTTCGCTACCTGCGCTCACCGGCGGCTCCTACGAAGTGGGCGCTGTGCGCGACGAGGACGTGCTGCGCGTGGCCGAGCGCTCGGGAATGAAGACGGCAGTAGCCATGGCGCTGTCGGCCAACGAATTCTTGGCCAAGCTGCGGCCGAGCTTCCGTTTTCAAGAGACCCTGACTGTCGAGGACTACGCCCGCAAGCGCACGGACGTCTGGGGCTACGGTGCGGACCGCGCGACGGCGGGACCGATGGTGGACCGCGCGCTCGACTATCTCCGTCTAAACAAAGGCGAGCGCTTCCTGCTCTGGCTCTTCAACTTCGACCAGCACAATTGGCGCGAAATCGAGAGCAAATGGGTCTACTCGGCTGCGGAGAAGTACAAGGTGCCCGACGAGGCCGCGATGAACTGGCGCTACCGCGTGGTCGCGCGCGCCATCGATGCGGAGTTCGGCCGTTTGCTGGCGGGCATCGATTCCCTGGGACTTCGTGACGATGTGTTGGTGCTGTTCGTCAGTGACCACGGTGAGGCGCTGGGGCGCGATGGATTCTGGGTGCACTCCATCTTCCTGTGGGAATCGCTGGTTCGCGTGCCCCTGGTGATGCGAGCTCCGGGCATCGAACCGCGCGTGGTGTACGAGCCCGTCAGCTTGGTGGACGTTGCGCCCACGCTCACGCGCTACATGACGGAAAAGCCGCCCACGTCCTATCACGGCGAGGACTTGCTGCTCACGCTGATCCCGAGGCGTCCCCCGCGACGGCTGCCCATCGTCATGGCCGCCGCCAGCCACGAAACGCTCCTGCGCGTCGGCATTCGCGATCTGCGTTCGCCCTACAAGCTCGTGTTGCCTCTGGAGAGCGGGGCGCCGGAGCTCTACGACGCTACGGATCCAGATCCGGATTGGGTCAGCGTGGCCGACGAGAAACCCGAGAAGACCCTCGAACTCCTGGGCCAACTAGTGCGTTCGCCAGTGTTCCCGCGCTCGAAAGCGGACCTGGACGTGCGCGAACAGGCGCGCCAGGCCGTCGAAACCAGCCGCCGCTGAGCTGGTGCGCTCGGCTGAGGCCGCCGCAGTCCGCGCGCGCCGGTACCGTCATGCCCGAGCCCCTGCACACGTCGCATCGCGAGCGCGCGCATCTCAACCCGTTGCGCCCGTGAGTGATGGATGACGTTTCGGCGTCAGAGGCTGTCGATCCAAGCCTTGACTGCGTCGTGGCCGGTGGTGTCCACGTCTTCGGTGCCCAGCGGCGGCATCTGCGTCAGCGTGCCGCGTTGGCCCATTCGGATCCATAGATCGCTCTCCGCGGACTTGCCCGGCACGATGCGCGCCGTCCCCGTGCTCGGGTTCGAAGACGTCAGCGTCTTGTTCGCCGTCGAGGTGTAGGTAGACGTGCCCGTGACCGACGACAGCTTGCTGCTGTCGAGCCAGAGTTGCATGTCGACGATGGAATAGACGAACGACTGCGGATTGTGACAGACGCCGCAGTTCGCATGCAGGTAGCCGAGCGCCGCACGGTCCGTGGCCGAGCCAGGCAAGGTGAGGGGTGCCGCCGGCGGGTTGGTGAGCCGTCCTTCGCTGACCAGGTCGTCCAGGCTCACCTTGGCGCCCGTGTGGGAGAGCTGGATCGCAGTGAAAGAGAGGCCTCGGTCCTTCATCTTGGCGTGGCAGGTTTCGCAATCGAAGGCGCTCGGAATGTCGTGGTTGGTTCCGCCGGCATTCTGCACGCCGGCCGGGACCTTCAGCGCGTCGCTCTGGTCCGACTTCCACTCGTAGGCCACCATGTCCCACTGGTCCGGTGACCCGGTCTTGACCAACAGGCGGGTCTCGATGCGCTTGCCGTCGCGAGTGAACTCTTTCCAAAGTTTGGTGCCCACCGGATAGACCCAGAAGTCCATGTCACTGGTGTCGATCTTCTGACCCGTTGGCAGATACACCCAGCGCTTCTTGGTGGCACCATCCGTCCAGAGCACGAACTGGGGTGTGTACTCGCGCACCCCGGGGCCCAAGCTGCCCTTGACGATGTCCGTGTAGAGCCCGGTCTGGCTGAGCATGTCGGGTGCTCCTGCCGCGCCTCCCTGGCCACCGCTGCCGCTGGAACCGCTGCTGCCGCCGCTGCCGCTGACTCCGCCTTGGCCACCGCTTGCACCTGCGCCGCCGCCGCTTCCCGCGCTCGCTCCCTGGCCGCCACTGCCACTACTACCGCTGCTGCCGGCCGCACCGCCGCTGGACCCACCGCTGCCGCCACCGCCGTCCGAGTCGTCCGAGCCGCAGCCCAGAGCAGTGGTGAGCAAAGCCAAAAAAGCCAGGTTCAGCGTTCGCATCCGTCGAGCATAGCGCAACTCACGGGCTTCGCGCGGACTCAACTGGCAGCCCAGGCTTGGCCGGCATCGATGCCAAAGCGAGCGAAGCGTGGCAGGTAGTCGCGTTCGAACACCTGATCGAGAATGCGGCCATAGGACGCCATGGGCATCAGCCCCCACGCACGCTCGGCGTCGGGGAGGTTCGTCTCTTTCTCCGCGCCTCGCGGAGCGTAGGCGCTGCGCAGTCGACCAAACATCGCTGGCAGCTCTCTGCGTGTCAGGCTGATGAGTTCGTCGCCCATGGGCTGTTCGCTGAGCCACTCCAGCATCGTCCAGCCAAAATCCCGGTGGCGCACCTCGTCGCGCAAGATGCGATCGAGTGCGCGGCGCGCGGCCGGCACCGTGGCACGACTACGCAACTCTCGGAACAGCCGCACAGCAACGGTTTCGCCGAGGCAGAAGATCTCCACCGTGGCGCGCAGCACGTCGTGCTCCAAGGGGTCTTGGACGTGCCGAGGAAGCCCCAGGGAATCCCGCACGATGTGAGGCGGCTCGCGACCGCCGCCCGCGGCATGGACTTCGTGGCTCAGCTCCGCATGTTTGAGTTCGTCCTTGACGATGCGCAGGCCGTCGAGAATCAAGTCGGGACTCACCGCCACGCGAATCAGCCACAGTGACAGCTCTTGCGTGATGGCGGCGGAGCGATATTCGGCTTCCACGCGACGTAGCCACTCGTGGCGAACTCGATCCGACGCGGGCGGTGTACGAGACTTCGTGGGCGCACGCTTCCGCGCCGGCGCGCGCTTCGACCGTGCGGCGGCCATCGCGTCAGCTCGGTTTGGCGTCGCCACCCGGGCGGTCGTTGGCTCCGACCAGGCCCGCGATCAGTAGAAACCCTGCCGCAATGAGCCCGACCACGATGGGTCGCCGTGCGTGACTGGGCGACTCGTCCGCCGCGGGCGCTGCGGGCGCTGCGCTGGCGCTGGGTGCAGGGGCTGCACTCTCTGCGCTCGCCGCGGGGGGCGGATCGTAGGGCAGCTTGTCGGCGTTGGCCTGACTTGCGGCAAGCACCAAGCCGGCAGACAGCAGCACACCCACGACCACCCGCGACGTCACGGCGCAACGCTATCTGCGCTTCGCACGGAGCGTCAAGAGCGCGTCGGCGACTTCACGGCGCACGTCGGGATCTGGGTCGCTGGCGGCACGGGTCAGCGCGGCTTCCGCGCGCTCGCCGCCGATCTGACCCAGGGCCCACGCCGCGTGGGCGCGCACCAGCGGGGAGGTGTCGTCGCCGAGCACGCGAGCCAGCGGTTCGAGGGCAGCCGGTGCGCGCCGATTGCCCAAGGCCACCGCGGCGTTGCGCCGCAGTTGGCTGCGCCCGGCGCGCCGTAGCGCGCTCCGCTTCACCAGTCGCCGATTGTCGCCGGACGTCTGATGCAAGAGCGCGAGCAGATCGGGCTCGATGCGTCGAGGGTGAGGCGTGAATTCAGCGGCCCAGGGGAGGGGAAGGGGGGACGCATTGTAGGGGCAGACGTCTTGGCACACGTCACAGCCGAAGACACGATTGCCGATACCCGGGCGCAGCTCCCGGGGGATGGGGCCCAGATTCTCGATCGTGAGATAGGAAACGCAGCGGCGCGCATCCAGATCGTAGGGCCCGACGAAAGCGGAGGTGGGGCAGGCGTCCAGGCACGCGGTGCACTCGCCGCAGCCGCCAGGCACAAGGGGTGTCGCGGCTAGCTCCATGTCGAGCAAGATGACTCCGAGCAACACGTTCGTGCCCACTCCCGGGACGATCAGCATGCCGGATTTGCCGATGAAACCCAGACCTGCGAGGCGCGCGGCCTCGCGCTCGAGCAAAGGTGCGGTGTCGCTGCAGATGCGGGCATGGACCATGGCGTTCGCCGCGTCTGCAACGGAGCGCGCGATCTCCCACAGTCTGTCTTTGATCACGCGATGGTAGTCGGCGCCTTGCGCGTAGCGCGCGATGGCCGCCGGCAGCGGTACCGACGTCTCGTGCCGACGAAGCTCTTTCCAGTCTTGCGCGCGCGGGTAGGCCAGCGCAACCGCGACGTAGCTCTTGGCGCCCGGCATCAGGTTGCGCGGGTCGGCGCGACCCAGATCTCGCAGGTAGTGAAGCTCACCTTCGTGGTTTGCTGCGAGCCAGTGTTCGAGATGCTTGCCCGCGGTCGTGAACTCCTGGGCGCTGCCGATGCCCGCAGCGGCGAACCCGAGCTCGGCGGCGCGGCAGAGCGCGACGCTGGCGAGATCACCGGAGACCTGCGCGCTGCAATCCGCTCGGGGCGGGAAGGCGTGCACCGCCTCGTCCGTCACGGAGGCAGTATCGCCTGCTCGCGTGAGCTGGGAAGCGGGTGGATGGGCGATTCGGGCGAAGCCAAGCAGCGGTCCGGAGTACCGAGGCCCGGCCCGCGGGCCAAACTGCAGCAGCCGTTGTCTGCGGGCGAGCGCGCCGATGCCTGGATGTTGCTCAAGCTCGCGGCGTTTCGTGCTATCGCGCGCCAGTGATCGAGATCCGAGACCTCTACAAGTTCTATGGGGACCGACGCGCCGTCGGCCCCTTGAACGCGCAAATCGACAAGGGCCAGATCGTCGGCCTGCTGGGGCTCAACGGAGCTGGCAAGACGACGACTCTGCGCATTCTTTCATGTGATCTGCTCCCCACCAGCGGGAGCGTCACCGTGGGGGGCGTCGACGTCGTCGAGTCACCCCACGAGATCCGCAAGCGCGTCGGCTACCTTCCCGACACCCCGCCGGTGTACCCGGAAATGACCATCGCGGAGTACCTGGCTTTTGCCGCACGACTGCGAGGCGTGCCGCGCGCGGACCTGCTGTCCCGCGTCGGCGAGGCCATGGAGCTGACGGAGACCGTGCAGGAGGCGGAGACGCCGATCTTCGCCCTGTCCCACGGCTACCGTCAGCGCGTGGGCATTGCGCAGGCCATCGTGCACAAGCCTGAGCTCGTCGTGCTGGACGAACCGATCTCCGGTCTGGACCCCGTGCAGATCGTGGAGATGCGCGATCTGGTGCGCAGCCTCGGCGGCGATCACACCGTGGTCGTGTCCAGTCACATCCTGTCCGAAATCAGTGAGACCTGCGACCGGATCTTCGTGATGCGCGATGGTGAGATCGTGGCCAGTGGGAGCGAAGCCGAGCTGTCCCGTCGGCTGCTCAAGGGCATGCGCATCGAGGCCCGGCTCCGCTCCGGTAGTGCGCTGCAGGCCGGAGTCGACGCCGTGCGCGGATTGAGCGGGGTGGTCAGCGCGGACTTGGAGGCAGCGGAGAGCGACGCCGAGGTTCGCTTGCTAGTGGTTGGCGAGCGTGACTTGCGGGCAGAAGTGGCCCGCGGACTCGTTCAAGCCGGCTGCGAACTCTTGGAACTGTCCCGAGGCGAACGCGAGCTGGAAACAGTCTTCTTGGAGCTATCTCGGGGCGGTGACGCGCCAAGGCCGCGCAAGAAACGCAAGCGGAAGAAGACGACAGCGGAGGAGGCGCAATCGTCATGAGTGGAGCGCTACTCATCGCGCGACGGGAACTCTATGCCTACTCGCGCTCTCCCTTGGGCGCCGTGGTCATCGCGGGCGTCCTGCTGGTCGACGGCATCTACTTCTACTGGAAGGGCCTGACGGAGAAGCTGCTCTCGGCGCAAGTGCTCCAGGAGTTCTTCTACGGTGCGAGCGGTACCACCATGGTAGCGGCCATCGTGCTCTCGATGCGTCTGCTCGCCGAGGAGCGCCAGCTAGGCACGCTCACCCTCCTCAACACATCACCGATCCGCGATCGAGAAATCGTGCTCGGCAAGTTCGCATCGGCGTGGCTGGTGGTCGCGCTGATGACGCTGCTCACCCTCTACATGCCGATGCTCATCTTGGTGAACGGGAAGGTAAGCGGCGCTCACATCGCG belongs to Polyangiaceae bacterium and includes:
- a CDS encoding proprotein convertase P-domain-containing protein gives rise to the protein MRQYSIFLLLSLSLAGCSSEDGGGGSKPIVDNNTPLSDVDALFQDAPTNGKMDELGKADAVYPKQFFDLVQEQSPVRSQASRGVCSIFATVALMEHLYLKEGSTPNPDFSEQYLQWSVKSQHGAFTNTEGSNARSNLEAINKYGIPAEAAWPYQTTRWNASNDPDCAGGDSQPVKCYTNGEPPDSAKSAQQFFLPTGRWINSKEKSIKAHMTSKRQGAIVGLTFYYQAWNHGGSALRTSNELWRGGWVPAPNDKDKTESLKKRAGHAILLVGWDDDAEIQPIDAEGNPAVDANGDPIKEKGFFIFKNSWGTDRFGVDNPHGRGYGYISYKYVEQEGTVYASDLPKLEPAVEVCNDGKDNDHDGDADCADSDCSTDSACTGSGKTYSASPGAAIPDNSSSGVSSDIVVTDTGAISALSVSVDISHSYVGDLIVKLVRQGGGEIVLHERDGGSANDLKKTYSVTAFDGQDAAGTWTLVVADRAKTDTGTLNSWSLDITTCSGAGCGSAAQTYDNTTSQGIPDNDNTGISSDISVADAGAIKSLNVTVAIDHPAKGDLNVRLQKLGLTEVQLVEADASSGAFGTRTFSVPTFVGEESSGTWRLIVSDVAGGDLGTLQSWSMEIKR
- a CDS encoding pre-peptidase C-terminal domain-containing protein, which codes for MKRFIACLILGAGIGAQAGCSSDDNAKPVIEPIDDQVASVGQPKKISVVAHDPDGDKITYRFKSDQSIDASMSQSSGIGIFSWTPVAADVGTHSVDFIADDGKGGVATRTIVIDVKSAVGSATAPVFRQPLGTGTTFPVTDNPSTPECVQLAIEVDDSDTPNVDLGQDGQIIEGSNVQQTAGHEGVWEWCPTQEQKDAKDIYQLVLYADDGENPRVKKDFLIILQKPSKPDCPGAAPTITHTPQDHNSVVDLTIDAQVNDDQGLKFPPQVQYSTTDPGPNPDISKLTQVAMLQIDGDLKSGSWAADIPNPVTQTGGSTQLYYRIVATDNDDAEGSCDHVTNSPDPGFHSITVTNPGGAGGLAVCKACTKDVQCGGAADSCIMVGNKSYCGKSCTGASGCPSDYDCVDVTSVEGAKSKQCVPKSQSCTGGSGGTCTDDSYEENDTRAEVTTSPTLPAGTYQLQSCSDPYWDDDYYPIQINSATQVKISLSSSGSGSNLDLLLFDKDGKEVAASEGSSSNESIDVCLTDPGRYYIAVWEQLQANSAYTLTWSTQGSCSVCVDDSLEDNDTIAQGKTASIASGAYKSPALQVCTWDDDYFKVFLLKDETVHATLKFTQSKSDEDLDLYLYDSSGAMLVGCDEFDILSCDNTNGQSSTSNEKLDYKIPATGQYYVVAHGWEGSENQYDICIDYTSTSKTTNGCPAP
- a CDS encoding sulfatase-like hydrolase/transferase; this encodes MTYAPRPLALGSTRALDRAAVFQAAALLTGVAFVAADAFRRAGGRYLPAGNHFIFAPLLYLLVSAAVGAALWALVELFLRTTRRFAPRRRLLAACASLALSIGVAVVPVARSTFSGAKAAAMARWAVPTMCAAVALGWVLTLLLVHWALRRVESGRSKLSVTLALATLAVGGGLTYVDLTVYVALYARLHALLESFAALAWFNAFLVLVSAWVLPWPRSRRVLRGLALLPPAWLLLYAALRPARVAVDRGLKHVWLEPAYVGRVLGRVQSMQTFLANPRGWRGAELSRMDELKERFDLATTALDPSWDEPHRTSPAVQKQLAALRPERPLSIVVFYVDTLRYDAATDPSIMPNVAKFSAQSVTFLNAYAAGSDTLRSLPALTGGSYEVGAVRDEDVLRVAERSGMKTAVAMALSANEFLAKLRPSFRFQETLTVEDYARKRTDVWGYGADRATAGPMVDRALDYLRLNKGERFLLWLFNFDQHNWREIESKWVYSAAEKYKVPDEAAMNWRYRVVARAIDAEFGRLLAGIDSLGLRDDVLVLFVSDHGEALGRDGFWVHSIFLWESLVRVPLVMRAPGIEPRVVYEPVSLVDVAPTLTRYMTEKPPTSYHGEDLLLTLIPRRPPRRLPIVMAAASHETLLRVGIRDLRSPYKLVLPLESGAPELYDATDPDPDWVSVADEKPEKTLELLGQLVRSPVFPRSKADLDVREQARQAVETSRR
- a CDS encoding ferritin-like domain-containing protein, whose product is MAAARSKRAPARKRAPTKSRTPPASDRVRHEWLRRVEAEYRSAAITQELSLWLIRVAVSPDLILDGLRIVKDELKHAELSHEVHAAGGGREPPHIVRDSLGLPRHVQDPLEHDVLRATVEIFCLGETVAVRLFRELRSRATVPAARRALDRILRDEVRHRDFGWTMLEWLSEQPMGDELISLTRRELPAMFGRLRSAYAPRGAEKETNLPDAERAWGLMPMASYGRILDQVFERDYLPRFARFGIDAGQAWAAS